CGTTTCCGTTCTGTGTAAAACCCAAACAGAATCAATCGTGATCGATGTTGGCATGAGCGATTATGACGCGACGCGAACCCTGAAACAAGTTCAAGTTTTTCACGCTTTGCCGAGCGCATTTTTGCAATTTGCTTCATCTGACCGAATCATCACGGAGGCTGCGACTGCTCCGATTTTTTCAAGAAAAGAACATCAGCTTCGGCTAAAAACCATCGGCGTTTTTCGCCCAAATAAAAATGTGATGAAAGTGATGACGAAAACGCAGCAAGTACTTTTCGTGAAAAAAGTGGGCGTATTAAAACCCGAGCCATTTTATCGAGTAAGCACATTGATTTTGCATTTGCGAAAATTTTCTGACGCAGACGAAGTGCGTTTGCGCGAATGGGTGAATTTTGCAAAGCCCGAACGGGTTGTTTTTTCAACGAGCCCGTTTATGCGAAAATCGGAGCGGCAAAAACTACACAAGCTGATTTTTGCCGAAGCGCGCTATTTTTCGCCGCAAATCAATGGGCAGCTCGTGTTTGATTAACCTGAAAAAAACAGAATGCAAATGATTGACATCAAAATAACGAAGGCCGCCGAAGAAAAAATACACGATTTAACAACTTCCGGCGAAGTGGAGCAAGGGACAATTCGCGTAGCAACGGGCTGCGCTGCGTGCGGCGGACTTTCGTTCGCGCTCGACTTCAACACGAAAAAAAAACCTGACGATGCGTTAGTCCCTCACGACAAATGGGAATTTGCTGTGGGCAGGGAGGTTCAAGAGCTGGTGGAAAATATTACGATTGACTACGTCGAAAACGAGTTTGGCGGGAATTTTATTATTGAAACGGCGTACGGCACATCGGCTTGCTGGTGGTGATTTTTCTCGCGCATATATTAAAAAAGCAAGGCTGCCCAAAGTTTGACGAAAAAACACTTTGAGCAGCCTTGTGAAAGTCAAAGCCCAAGCGAAACCAAATCGTGAATATGCACAATGCCAATGGGCTTTTGCGCATCATCGCAAATAATCATCTGGGTGATGCGATGCGCTTCCATCGTTTCTAAGCAGTCTTTGGCAAGCGTTTCTTTCGTCAGATATTTTGGGTTTGGCGTCATCACATCTTTTGCCGAAAGACGAGAAAGATCTTTTCCCGTTTGCACAATTCTGCGAAGATCGCCATCGGTGAAAAACCCGACTAACTTTCCGGTTTCTCCATCAACCACAATGGCCGCACCAAAACGTTTTGAGGTCATTTCCAGCAGCAATCCAGTGAATGAGACCGTATCTTGAATGATGGGAAGCCGCTCCCGCGTGGCCATAATATCCGCAACGCGCATGGTGAGCCGCTTGCCAAGCGCGCCACTTGGATGCGTAACAGCAAAATCATATTGAGAAAACTTTTTGGCTTGCATCAAAGCCATAGCAAGCGCATCGCCCATGGCCAGCATCGCAGTTGTGGATGTGGTTGGAGCAAGATCGTACGGACAAGCTTCTTTTTCCACCGCTACGTCCAAAACGGCATCGGCTCGGAGCGCCAAAGCAGAACGAACATTTCCAACCATTGCAATAATTTGAACTTGAAGCTGCTTTAATGCTGGCAGGATGTAAAGCAGTTCTTCTGTTGTGCCACTTTTGGAAAGCCCGATCACCACATCGCCTTTGCTAACCACGCCCAAATCGCCGTGCGCCGCTTCAGACGGGTGCATAAACACGGCTGGCGTGCCGGTTGAAGTCATTGTGGCCGCAATTTTCTGCGCAATAATGCCGGACTTTCCCATTCCGGTAATAATCACTTTACCCGTTGCATTCAAAATCAGACGAACCGCCGCGTTGAATTGCTCATCAAGTCGTGTAGATACCGCCTCGAGTGCTTTTGATTCCAGCAAAAGCGTTTGTCGGGCTAAATCAATAAAGTTCAAGGTGCATGTGTTTTGATTAAACGAAGCATTAGCGTTCATAAAATAACGCTTCCAAAGGTTGAAATACAACGCTTTTTAGAGGATTTTCGCAATTATAAAGAAGGCTGGAAATTTACATTGGCGCGCCGTAGAGAACGCTGGCGCGATGACGCTCAAAGTGAGATGCGGGGGATTTTTCAGGCGAAAAAGTTGAATCGCTTAAGATTCGGCCAAATGCTTCAGTTCTGAAAGTTTTATCAAGGCTTCAATCGGCGTTATTTTATTGATATCAATTTCAGCCAACGCGTCGCGCAATTTTGTGTCGCCCATTTCAAAGAGCGAGATTTGCAAATCTTCTTTCGGCACGATGCGCTTTTTGTTTTTCTGCGCTTTTTTTGTCGGCTCGGTTTCGCCCTCTTCCAGTTCGGCCAAGATGGCTTTCGCCCGCGAGATAACCTTATCGGGCAAGCCGGCCATTTTGGCGACTTCAATGCCGTAGCTGTTGTCCGCCGCGCCGCGCACGATTTTTCGCAAAAAAATGACCGTATCCTCAGTTTCCTCAACCGTCGCGTTGAAGTTTTTGACGCGCACGAGCTGCTCTTCCAATTCGGCCAGTTCGTGGTAATGCGTTGCGAAAAGCGTCTTTGCGCCGATGGCGTCGTGGATAAATTCCGTCATCGCCCACGCGATGGACATGCCGTCGTAGGTGCTGGTGCCGCGCCCGATTTCGTCGAGCAAAATGAGGCTTTGCGCCGTGCCGTTGTTCAAAATGTTGGCGGCCTCGTTCATTTCCACCAAAAAAGTGCTTTCGCCCGCCGCGAGGTTGTCCGATGCGCCCACGCGCGTAAAAATTTTATCCACCAGCCCGATCGACGCCGATTCCGCCGGCACATAACTTCCCGCTTGCGCCAGCAAGACAATCAGCCCGACTTGTCGCAAAAACGAACTTTTGCCCGACATGTTCGGCCCCGTGATAATTTGCACGCGCGTTTCCACATCCAATCGGCAATCGTTCGGCACGTATTTTCGGTCAATCGGCATGATTTTTTCCAACACCGGATGCCGCCCGTTTTTGATGTCGATCACATCGTTCTCATGAATTTCCGGCTTTACATAATTGCTTTTTTCCGCAAGCTCGGCATACGAGCAAAGGCAATCGAGCGTGGCAATGTGCTCGGCATCGGCCTGAATTGTCTCGGCGTCTTCGGCGATGCGCTGCCGGAGCGCCGAAAAAAGCTCCTGCTCGAGCGTGATGCGCCGCTCTTCCGCCGTCAAAATCTTTTCCTCGTACTCCTTCAAAATCGGAATCGTATAGCGTTCGGCATTGACGAGCGTTTGCTTTTTCTCATAATAATCCGGCACTTTTTCCGAATTGGCCTTGCTCACCTCGATGTAGTAACCGAAAACGCGGTTGAATTGCACCTTGAGCGATGAAATGCCGGTTTTCTTGCGCTCGTCGGCCTGAACTTTTTGAAGCATCTCTTTGGCCGAACCGGCGAGCGAGCGCAATTCGTCAAGTTCCGCGTTGTAGCCCTCGCGAATCACATTGCCGTCGTTCAGCGTGGCGGGCGTCTCGGGATTAATCGCCCGAAAAATTTCCTCCGTCAGTTCCGGCGTGGCGGTGAGGCCGTTTTGGAGTTCGGCGACGAGCGGCGTTTCAATTTCCAAAAGCGCCGCTTTGAAGTCCGGCACTTGCGCGAGCGAGCCGCCCAAGCTCAGCACTTCTTTCGGGTTGGCGCGTCCGGTTGCGATTCTGGCCAACACGCGCTCCATATCACAAATCGATTTGAACGCCTCGCGCAAATTCGCCTTGAGGTCTTTTCGGGTTAAAAACACCTCGACAGCGTCCAAGCGATTTTGAATTTGCGACATCCGGCGCGACGGGCGTCCGACCCATTTTTTGAGCAGTCTCGCGCCCATCGCCGTGACGGTTTTGTCAATCACATCGATGAGCGTGCCTTCGCGTGCGCCGGTTTGCATGGCATATAAAATCTCCAAATTGCGCTTGGTTTGCGGGTCTAAGGCGATGTGGTCGGCGGTCTCAAATCGGGAAATTTTTTTGATGTATTGCAACTTGCCGCGTTGGGTTTCCTCGAGGTAATTCAAAATCACGGACGCTGCCACCTTGCCCGCCGAAAACTCCTCGACGCCGAACCCTTTGAGCGAGTGCGTTTTGAACTGCCCGAGCAGCGTTTGTTCGGCAAAATCATGGCTAAACATCCACTCGTCAAGCTCGGTGAAATTGAGTTCCTCGTAGGTCATGTTTCGGAGGCTATCTTTCCACGAGCGATTTTTTTTGGAAATAATGACCTCCGCCGGCTGAACGGTCTGGAGCAAATCTTTGAGGCCGGAAAGCGGGACTTCGGCCACTTGAAATTCCGCCGTCGTAACATCGATAAACGCGACGCCCGAGATTTCGCGTTTTCTATCAATCTCGGCAAAATGAACGGCGCAAAGGTAGTTGTTGCGCTTTTCGTCCAAAATGCGATCGTTGAAATTCACGCCGGGCGTGACAATGTCCGTCACCTCGCGCTTGACGACGCCACGCGCAAATTTCGGGTCTTCGACTTGGTCGCAAAGCGCCACGCGAAAGCCGCGTTTCACCAGCCGCGCTACATAATTTTCCGCCGCGTGATGCGGAAAACCGGCCATCGGCACTTCGGCGGACGAGCCGTTCGAGCGCCGCGTCAGCACGATGTTCAAGGCTTCGGAAACGGCTTTGGCGTCGTCAAAAAATGTCTCGTAAAAATCCCCCACCCGAAAAAGCAGAATCACGCCCGGATATTGCGATTTTATTTTATCGTACTGCCGCATCATCGGCGTTTCATCTTTTTTACCTTTTTGTATTTTTGACTTCGCCATATTTTTTGCTTTCAAAAATTGCGCCTGTTTTATTTTCCGATTTTTCCATTTTCGCTTTACGGGGGCAAGAAAAGCTTGTAAATTAAGGTCTTTTTGGAAAAAAATCATATTGTTTCACAGTAAAACAAGCATTATGTATCAAGTCCTTTTATTTCTACATGTCGCCTCATTCGCCATTTGGATGGGCATTGTGGTGGCCTCGCTCATGCTCATCAAATCGATGCAACCGAAGCTCACGGATTTTGAGGCAAAGGAAATTCCCGAATTTGTGAAGGTGCTGAAAAGTTATATCGGCTGGGAAGTCAAAATTGTGGATGTGATGTTTTTAACCGTAATTATCACGGGCGCACTGCTCGCACATTTCTACATCGGCTGGAACACTTGGACGATTACGAAAGGCATTTTGGTGTTTTTCCAACTTTTCGCAACCATCGGCTATGTCTTCGTCGCCGTCAGAAAGCTGGAATATCCCTGCAAGCCGAGCGAGTTCAAAAAATGGTACACGCTTTTTACGATTTCGCTCTCATTTTTCACGGCAATGCTGCTCTTTGTTTTCTTTGGGCGGTAGCGAAAATTAATTCCGGTAAAAATCTTGAGGGAAGCTTTGAATAGTTTACAAAACTTATTAAATTTTGGGCTCGTCTAAAATCAAAGTTTGAACATAATAGGAAAATGCGGGCTCTTGTAGAAATTTCTGATAAACAGTTTTTTGTAACGGAAGGCGAAAAGCTTTTTGTTCCGACACAAAAAGCAGAAGCAGGCGACACCCTGACTTTTGAAAAAGTGCTTTTACAAAGCGACGGCGCGGCAGCAAGCCTTTCTCCGTCGTGCAAAGTAACAGCAAAACTTCTGCGCCACATTAAAGGCGATAAAGTTACCGTTTTTAAGAAGAAACGCCGTAAGCGCTACCGTGTAACACGCGGGCATCGCCAAGGATTCTCAGAAATTGAAATCCTTTCCGTTGCTTAAGAGAGATATTTATTTAACTCATAACTTGATAAACCATGGCTCATAAAAAAGGTGGAGGTTCTACCAAAAACGGTCGCGATAGTAACCCTCAGTATTTAGGCGTGAAAGCATTTGGCGGCCAGGAGGTTTCAGCAGGTTCAATTATCGTTCGCCAGCGCGGCACGGCATTTAAGCCGGGTAAGCTTGTTGGCATCGGACGCGATCACACCATCTTTGCCCTTCAATCAGGGAAAGTTTTCTTCCGTAGTGGCCGCAACAACAAAAAGTTTGTTGATATTATCCCTGCGTAACAATTGATACGTTTTGCATCTTGATAAAAGCCGACTCGATACGTCGGCTTTTTTTATACATTTCTTGCGTTTTTTTTTGAGTCTGCCTTCCTTTTTTTATCTTGCTGCAACTAATACTTAGCAAATCAAACAAGTTACAAACAAACCGAACCCTATTTTTTCCCATTTTATGGATGAATGAAGAGCAAAAGATCGCCATTGCGTTTTCGGCGATAGAATGCTTTCTTTATGTTATGTTTTTTTACCATCCCCTCAAAAGTTTGACCGTAACGCGTATTTTTTAACCTTAAATCAAAAACCGCATGAAAATTACAGTAATCGGCGCTGGAAATGTTGGGGCAACGGCAACTCAACGCATTGTTGAAAAACAATTAGCACGTGAGGTTGTTCTCGTCGATGTTGTCGACGGTGTGCCTCAAGGCAAAGCGTTGGATATGTATGAATCGGCACCTGTTGAGCTTTTTGATACTCGTGTTGTGGGTACAACTGGGTATGAAGAAACTGCGGGCTCCGATATTATTCTTATCACTGCTGGAAGACCTCGCAAACCTGGCATGAGTCGAGATGACCTGTTGGCTATGAATACTGAAATTGTGAAAACAGTGACTGAAGAGGCTGTCTCGAAATCACCGAATGCAATTATTATTGTTGTTTCAAATCCCTTGGATGTGATGACCTACGTGGCTTATGTGAGAAGTGGATTTCCGAAAGAGCGGGTAATTGGCATGGCTGGTGTTCTCGATACAGCCCGCTTTCGTACATTTATCGCAATGGAGCTCAATGTTTCTGTGCAAGATGTTAATGCCTTTGTTCTGGGAGGACATGGCGATTCAATGGTGCCGGTTGTGAAATACACCACTGTAGCCGGGATTCCTATTTCGGAACTGCTGCCGCAAGATCGCATTGCTGCACTCGTTGATCGCGCCAGAAAAGGCGGCATTGAAATTGTCAATTATTTGAAAACCGGCTCAGCTTACTACGCACCATCCGCTTCTGCTGTTGAAATGATCGACGCTATTGTCAATGACCGCAAGCGCATTATGCCATGTTCGGCGTATGTAACCGGCCAATATGGATTGAACGATGTTTTCGTCGGCGTTCCTGTAAAATTAGGTCGCGGTGGCGTTGAACAAGTTCTTGAAATCAATTTGGATGAAGCAGATCGCAACGCACTTCAGGCATCGGCCAACGAAGTGAAGGAAAGCTGCGAGAAAGTTAATTCCATGATGCAGTAAGTTTTTTTCATCCTACGCGAAAATAGCCTTGAGGGAAGAAAGCGTCCGGTATTTATCGGGCGCTTTTTATTTGAGAAAAAAATTCGAGTCCTCGTTTCGCTCTGTTTTCTTAAGCTTTTATGGCAAAGAAAGGATCGATTTGTAAATGTCTTTCTGACTTTTGATTGGGTCTGGAAAAGGCACAATGGCATCATCAATCGCTTTTCTCCAAACGATTTTTCCCTTCAGCACTTTCGACATCCCTTTTCTTAACACCGTAACGGAAATATCTTTCTTATTTTGATACACCTCCGCTGAAAGAAATTGCCGTAGAAAATCCGCCGAGTTCTCCGCTTTCACCTGGTTGATGGAAAGGATAATATCATCCGGCTTTAACCCGATTTCTTGCGCCGTTGAACCTTCGGACACATAATCGGCGAAAAACGCGCCTGCCGAATCGGGACTTGCCGAAAAACCCATGAACGGCTTTTCCGATACGCTGCGATTTAACAACAACCCCGCTTTATAAAGATATTTATCGAAAGGAATCGGCGCGGTGCCCGATATGTACTTTTCATAAAATGCGGAAACATCTGCACCGGATAGCCTGTTGATAATTGTCATCAGCGAATCGTCCTGAAAAGCTTTTCCCGTGTTGCCATATATTTTATTCATCGTGAGCATGAGGCTATCGAGCCCAAACCGATTTTTCGTTTGAAGCCGGAGCTCAACATCCAACATCATCGCCACCAGCGTCCCTTTCACATACAGCGGAAGAATTTCGTCTAAGCTTTCGATCGAGGCGATTTCCAAACTTAATTTTTCCAGATTAGCGTCGTAATCATCCTTATCCAATTCCCAATACTGATAGCGTTGCAGCAAGTTTGCAAAAAATAGTTCTTTCGGAATCACGCCGGACTTTACTAAAAGCAAGTCGGCGTAGTAGTCCGTGACGCCTTCCACGAACCACATATTTTTGGTATGGCACTTGGCCTGATAATCAAACGCCGTAAGTCGGTCGGAGAAAATCTTTTTTGGATTCCACACATGAAAAAACTCATGGCTTACTGTGCTCGTAATCTGATGCTGCCGAGCTTTTTCCCAATTGAAAAGTGGTAGATGATATGCCGATGCTTGCCGATGCTCCAACGCACCGTACATTTCTGAATATCGCATTGGCGTTAGGTGATGAATAAATATGTATTTTTCGTAAGGCAACTCTTTATAAAAATTATAATGCGCTTGAACAATTTCCTTTGTAACCGCCAACAGCGAATCAGCTCTAAAAGAAAATCTTTTTTTATAAAGCTCGTTTTTATCAAAAATGGAATTGACGATTTCTAAGGAAGGATCGCGCTTTACCGTGCTATCGATGAGCAAAATGAGGCTGTGCGGCTTGCCCTGCACAAAGAAATCATGCCGCTCGTATTTTCCTAAAATGAATGGACTATCGACCAGCTCATCATAATTTTTTGCAAGGCAAATTTTTGAATTTGGCGAAGTTTCTAATGGCGAGGCAACTTGAAACGAATCGGGCACGGAAAATATCACTTGGCAAGGCAGGGCTTTTAAACCCCAGATATAACCAAACACATTGGTTGAATTCGCGTAGCCGTAGCGGCCATTGAGAATGGTTTTTTCCGGCCAAAAAAGCTGCGACGACTGGGTTTCAGCAACCGAGTAGCAAATGCTTTTAATTTCATCGGCATCTTGAAATAGCCAAGAGCCCGTTTCAATTTCTGTTGGGAAAATTTCATCTCCTGAAGTTGTTATGGCGCGAAGATTTTGCACGTATTTTCCAAACTGAAAAAATTCATACGCGCCCGGCGCCCAGGAAGGCATCGAAAACTTGATTTCATGAGGGAGAGAAAGATTTTCAACTGAAAGCGAAACACGATAAAGGCCATGCGTTGTGTCGGTGGCGTCAACCTGATAAAGCACTCGCGCGGCAGGCGATGGCTGAACCGACGCGGTGCTCGGCGCCGAACTCTGACATCCACTTGCAAAAAACATTAAAATTGCGAAAAATGCGAAAAGCTCCGCTTTGACACGGAAAAAATCTCTACCTTTATTCATGATGCGCTTTTCTCGAACTTCTTTTGAAATTAAAATTGGCAAAAGGAAGCGCAATATTATGACTATGCGTTCTTTTTAAAAAGAAAACTTTTGAAAAATGCTTGCAAAACGAATTATCCCTTGCCTTGATGTCAAAAATGGGCGTGTAGTGAAAGGCGTGCAATTTGAAGAATTGCGCGATGCCGGCTCAATTTTGGAACAAGCAAAATTTTATAATGACGAACTGGCTGACGAGCTTGTTTTTTTAGATATTTCTGCATCGATCGAGTCGCGGCGAACGACGCTGGAAGAAGTGCTGAAGGTTTCGGAACAGGTGTTTATTCCCCTGACGGTTGGCGGCGGCATTAATTCCGTTGAACGCGCGCGCGAAGCGTTTTTGCACGGCGCCGACAAAGTTTCCGTGAATACCTCAGCCGTCAAAGAGCCAACACTGATTTCCGAACTGGCAGAACGATTCGGCTCGCAGGCGGTTGTCGTTGCCATTGATATCAAAAATGTTGGAAGCCATTATGAGGTTTTCACGCATTCGGGCAAAACGCCAACCGGCCTCGATACGTTGGAATGGGCGCACAAAGTGGTTGAACTCGGCGCCGGTGAAATTCTTTTGACCAGCATGGACAGAGACGGCACACAAAAAGGCTACGACAATGTGATTTTGAAGGAAATTTCCACTTCCGTTGGCGTTCCTGTAATTGCATCGGGTGGCGCTGGGAATTTGCAGCATCTTTACGAAGGCTTTTCCATCGGCATGGCCGATGCGGCGCTGGCCGCCTCGATTTTCCATTTTCGCCAGCATTCGGTTCGTGAGGCAAAAGCATTTTTGCAAGAAAAAGGCATTGCGATTCGACTATAAAACAAAACGCTTGCTTTTAAATCAGACATGGATCACATAGACCATTTTTCCCAAACGATATAGAGACGCACTGGCGCGTCTCTATTATTTATGAGAAAAGCCTGTTCTCCTAACGAACTTTCGATAACC
Above is a window of Chloroherpeton thalassium ATCC 35110 DNA encoding:
- a CDS encoding HesB/IscA family protein, translated to MIDIKITKAAEEKIHDLTTSGEVEQGTIRVATGCAACGGLSFALDFNTKKKPDDALVPHDKWEFAVGREVQELVENITIDYVENEFGGNFIIETAYGTSACWW
- a CDS encoding KpsF/GutQ family sugar-phosphate isomerase encodes the protein MNANASFNQNTCTLNFIDLARQTLLLESKALEAVSTRLDEQFNAAVRLILNATGKVIITGMGKSGIIAQKIAATMTSTGTPAVFMHPSEAAHGDLGVVSKGDVVIGLSKSGTTEELLYILPALKQLQVQIIAMVGNVRSALALRADAVLDVAVEKEACPYDLAPTTSTTAMLAMGDALAMALMQAKKFSQYDFAVTHPSGALGKRLTMRVADIMATRERLPIIQDTVSFTGLLLEMTSKRFGAAIVVDGETGKLVGFFTDGDLRRIVQTGKDLSRLSAKDVMTPNPKYLTKETLAKDCLETMEAHRITQMIICDDAQKPIGIVHIHDLVSLGL
- the mutS gene encoding DNA mismatch repair protein MutS; translation: MAKSKIQKGKKDETPMMRQYDKIKSQYPGVILLFRVGDFYETFFDDAKAVSEALNIVLTRRSNGSSAEVPMAGFPHHAAENYVARLVKRGFRVALCDQVEDPKFARGVVKREVTDIVTPGVNFNDRILDEKRNNYLCAVHFAEIDRKREISGVAFIDVTTAEFQVAEVPLSGLKDLLQTVQPAEVIISKKNRSWKDSLRNMTYEELNFTELDEWMFSHDFAEQTLLGQFKTHSLKGFGVEEFSAGKVAASVILNYLEETQRGKLQYIKKISRFETADHIALDPQTKRNLEILYAMQTGAREGTLIDVIDKTVTAMGARLLKKWVGRPSRRMSQIQNRLDAVEVFLTRKDLKANLREAFKSICDMERVLARIATGRANPKEVLSLGGSLAQVPDFKAALLEIETPLVAELQNGLTATPELTEEIFRAINPETPATLNDGNVIREGYNAELDELRSLAGSAKEMLQKVQADERKKTGISSLKVQFNRVFGYYIEVSKANSEKVPDYYEKKQTLVNAERYTIPILKEYEEKILTAEERRITLEQELFSALRQRIAEDAETIQADAEHIATLDCLCSYAELAEKSNYVKPEIHENDVIDIKNGRHPVLEKIMPIDRKYVPNDCRLDVETRVQIITGPNMSGKSSFLRQVGLIVLLAQAGSYVPAESASIGLVDKIFTRVGASDNLAAGESTFLVEMNEAANILNNGTAQSLILLDEIGRGTSTYDGMSIAWAMTEFIHDAIGAKTLFATHYHELAELEEQLVRVKNFNATVEETEDTVIFLRKIVRGAADNSYGIEVAKMAGLPDKVISRAKAILAELEEGETEPTKKAQKNKKRIVPKEDLQISLFEMGDTKLRDALAEIDINKITPIEALIKLSELKHLAES
- the rplU gene encoding 50S ribosomal protein L21, which encodes MRALVEISDKQFFVTEGEKLFVPTQKAEAGDTLTFEKVLLQSDGAAASLSPSCKVTAKLLRHIKGDKVTVFKKKRRKRYRVTRGHRQGFSEIEILSVA
- the rpmA gene encoding 50S ribosomal protein L27; this encodes MAHKKGGGSTKNGRDSNPQYLGVKAFGGQEVSAGSIIVRQRGTAFKPGKLVGIGRDHTIFALQSGKVFFRSGRNNKKFVDIIPA
- the mdh gene encoding malate dehydrogenase, with the translated sequence MKITVIGAGNVGATATQRIVEKQLAREVVLVDVVDGVPQGKALDMYESAPVELFDTRVVGTTGYEETAGSDIILITAGRPRKPGMSRDDLLAMNTEIVKTVTEEAVSKSPNAIIIVVSNPLDVMTYVAYVRSGFPKERVIGMAGVLDTARFRTFIAMELNVSVQDVNAFVLGGHGDSMVPVVKYTTVAGIPISELLPQDRIAALVDRARKGGIEIVNYLKTGSAYYAPSASAVEMIDAIVNDRKRIMPCSAYVTGQYGLNDVFVGVPVKLGRGGVEQVLEINLDEADRNALQASANEVKESCEKVNSMMQ
- a CDS encoding M61 family metallopeptidase; its protein translation is MNKGRDFFRVKAELFAFFAILMFFASGCQSSAPSTASVQPSPAARVLYQVDATDTTHGLYRVSLSVENLSLPHEIKFSMPSWAPGAYEFFQFGKYVQNLRAITTSGDEIFPTEIETGSWLFQDADEIKSICYSVAETQSSQLFWPEKTILNGRYGYANSTNVFGYIWGLKALPCQVIFSVPDSFQVASPLETSPNSKICLAKNYDELVDSPFILGKYERHDFFVQGKPHSLILLIDSTVKRDPSLEIVNSIFDKNELYKKRFSFRADSLLAVTKEIVQAHYNFYKELPYEKYIFIHHLTPMRYSEMYGALEHRQASAYHLPLFNWEKARQHQITSTVSHEFFHVWNPKKIFSDRLTAFDYQAKCHTKNMWFVEGVTDYYADLLLVKSGVIPKELFFANLLQRYQYWELDKDDYDANLEKLSLEIASIESLDEILPLYVKGTLVAMMLDVELRLQTKNRFGLDSLMLTMNKIYGNTGKAFQDDSLMTIINRLSGADVSAFYEKYISGTAPIPFDKYLYKAGLLLNRSVSEKPFMGFSASPDSAGAFFADYVSEGSTAQEIGLKPDDIILSINQVKAENSADFLRQFLSAEVYQNKKDISVTVLRKGMSKVLKGKIVWRKAIDDAIVPFPDPIKSQKDIYKSILSLP
- the hisF gene encoding imidazole glycerol phosphate synthase subunit HisF, with amino-acid sequence MLAKRIIPCLDVKNGRVVKGVQFEELRDAGSILEQAKFYNDELADELVFLDISASIESRRTTLEEVLKVSEQVFIPLTVGGGINSVERAREAFLHGADKVSVNTSAVKEPTLISELAERFGSQAVVVAIDIKNVGSHYEVFTHSGKTPTGLDTLEWAHKVVELGAGEILLTSMDRDGTQKGYDNVILKEISTSVGVPVIASGGAGNLQHLYEGFSIGMADAALAASIFHFRQHSVREAKAFLQEKGIAIRL